In a single window of the Acidobacteriota bacterium genome:
- the pcnB gene encoding polynucleotide adenylyltransferase PcnB, whose protein sequence is MEPLVVPRDQHTLSRRDVDSDALKVLYRLKDAGFSAYLVGGGVRDLLLGRRPKDFDIGTDAHPYQIKKLFRNCWIIGRRFRLAHVVFGKKVIEVATFRRQVSDVEMAEAKAAAESGDVPAPDDHQHLIHRDNTFGTAEEDAFRRDFTINALFYDIATFSIIDYVGGLRDLRARIVKCIGIPENRFREDPVRMQRAISFGARLEFEIDGPILEAIAHHRGEIAKAAPPRLMDEYYKILRTGCARQTFEALKRVGLLEPLSPALHEQAGDTLWASLDRLDAYRRRSAACPDSLTNPVLLGSLIVPLGFSQAGWPSWLEAGDKPGLSLGLLPLARKDVERIHQVLMMQRRLRDPGRSSPHARRMFIQRAAFADALTWLDIHSDSPDLLAYWRREVGLEAPESGPPPRRRRRRRRPRA, encoded by the coding sequence GTGGAACCTCTCGTTGTCCCCCGCGACCAGCACACGCTCTCGCGACGGGATGTTGATTCTGACGCGCTGAAGGTCCTCTACCGCCTGAAGGACGCTGGTTTCTCCGCGTACCTGGTCGGGGGCGGGGTGCGGGATCTGCTGCTTGGGCGGCGGCCGAAAGATTTCGACATCGGCACCGACGCGCATCCGTACCAGATCAAGAAGCTGTTCAGAAACTGCTGGATCATTGGTCGCCGGTTCCGGCTGGCCCATGTCGTGTTCGGCAAGAAGGTCATCGAGGTCGCCACGTTCCGGCGCCAGGTGTCCGACGTTGAGATGGCCGAGGCGAAGGCGGCGGCTGAAAGCGGCGACGTGCCGGCGCCCGACGATCATCAGCACCTGATCCATCGGGACAACACGTTCGGGACGGCCGAGGAAGACGCGTTCCGCCGCGACTTCACGATCAACGCGCTCTTCTACGACATCGCCACCTTCTCGATTATCGACTATGTGGGCGGGTTGCGGGACCTGCGCGCCCGCATCGTCAAGTGCATCGGGATTCCGGAGAACCGGTTCCGCGAAGACCCGGTGCGCATGCAGCGGGCGATTTCGTTCGGGGCGCGGCTGGAATTTGAGATCGACGGGCCCATTCTCGAGGCGATCGCCCATCATCGCGGCGAGATTGCGAAGGCGGCGCCGCCGAGGTTGATGGATGAGTACTACAAGATCCTGCGGACCGGGTGCGCCCGGCAGACGTTCGAGGCATTGAAGCGGGTCGGATTGCTCGAACCGCTCAGCCCGGCGCTGCACGAGCAGGCCGGCGACACGCTGTGGGCGTCGCTCGATCGCCTCGACGCGTACCGCCGTCGTTCGGCGGCCTGTCCGGACTCGCTGACCAATCCGGTGCTGCTCGGGAGCCTCATCGTGCCCCTGGGTTTCTCGCAGGCCGGGTGGCCGTCGTGGCTCGAAGCTGGCGACAAGCCCGGGCTGAGTCTGGGTCTGCTGCCGCTCGCGCGGAAGGATGTCGAGCGGATCCACCAGGTGCTGATGATGCAGCGCCGGCTTCGGGACCCAGGCCGATCCTCACCCCACGCGCGGCGGATGTTCATCCAGCGTGCCGCGTTTGCCGACGCGCTCACGTGGCTCGACATCCACTCTGATTCGCCCGATCTGCTGGCCTACTGGCGCCGTGAAGTCGGTCTGGAGGCGCCGGAATCCGGGCCGCCGCCGCGCCGCCGCCGCCGTCGCAGGCGCCCCCGGGCGTAG
- the argF gene encoding ornithine carbamoyltransferase has protein sequence MRVKDFLTIRDFDSTELVHLLDLARDIKADPGRFAESLKGKTLALIFEKPSLRTRVSFDVGIQQLGGYSVYLSPAEINLGKRESIYDVAKNLERMVQGIMIRTFGHDIVDKMAEYASIPIINGLTDFSHPCQAMADFLTITEIKGSLAGLKLAYVGDGNNVSNSLMFAAARFGVHIAIGAPAGYQPTHEVTAWTRTEGAKTGSTCLITEDPAEAVADADVVYTDTWASMGQESEAYARKAVFRPYQVNGSLFAKAKPDAIFMHCLPAHRGDEVTDEVIDSPRSVVFQEAENRLHAQKAIMLELMK, from the coding sequence ATGCGCGTGAAGGACTTTCTGACGATTCGCGATTTCGACAGCACCGAGCTGGTGCACCTGCTCGATCTCGCCCGCGACATCAAGGCCGACCCAGGCCGGTTCGCCGAATCTCTCAAGGGCAAGACGCTCGCCCTCATCTTCGAGAAACCCTCGCTTCGGACGCGCGTGAGCTTCGACGTGGGCATCCAGCAGTTGGGCGGGTACTCGGTCTACCTGTCGCCCGCCGAGATCAACCTGGGCAAGCGCGAGTCGATCTACGACGTCGCCAAGAATCTCGAGCGGATGGTGCAGGGCATCATGATCCGGACCTTCGGCCACGACATCGTGGACAAGATGGCGGAGTATGCGAGCATCCCGATTATCAACGGCCTCACCGACTTCAGCCATCCGTGCCAGGCCATGGCGGATTTCCTGACCATCACTGAAATCAAGGGGTCGCTCGCGGGGCTCAAGCTTGCCTACGTCGGCGATGGCAACAACGTGTCGAACTCGCTGATGTTCGCGGCCGCGCGGTTCGGCGTCCACATCGCGATTGGCGCGCCTGCCGGTTACCAGCCGACCCACGAGGTGACGGCGTGGACGCGCACCGAGGGCGCAAAGACCGGATCGACCTGCCTCATCACCGAGGATCCGGCCGAAGCCGTCGCGGATGCCGACGTCGTGTACACAGATACCTGGGCAAGTATGGGCCAGGAATCCGAGGCCTACGCGCGCAAGGCGGTCTTCCGGCCGTATCAGGTGAATGGGTCGCTGTTCGCCAAGGCCAAGCCGGACGCCATCTTCATGCACTGCCTGCCCGCGCATCGGGGGGATGAAGTGACCGACGAGGTCATCGACTCGCCGCGCTCGGTGGTGTTCCAGGAAGCCGAGAATCGCCTGCATGCGCAGAAGGCAATCATGCTCGAACTGATGAAGTAG
- the arcC gene encoding carbamate kinase, whose protein sequence is MAQTAVVAVGGNSLIRSGEKGTIAEQFANARRTAEAIVQIIRLGFHLVVTHGNGPQVGAALLRSERSADHVYTHPLDVCDATTQGEIGYLLQQSLQGALADAGLTTPVATVLTQVVVSPGDPAMERPTKPIGPFYSAREAEIRHQQFGWHIVEDAARGYRRVVPSPEPIEIVEEDVIRRLIDTGVLVVAVGGGGIPVIRVGRGLRGIEAVIDKDRASALLASRLRSDLFIISTDAERVCLNYKKADQRPLGRVTADELARYHAEGHFPPGNMGPKVESALRFLRSGGQEVIITSGERLLDAVRGDAGTHVVRG, encoded by the coding sequence GTGGCTCAGACCGCAGTGGTGGCCGTCGGCGGGAACTCGCTCATCCGCTCGGGTGAGAAGGGCACCATTGCGGAACAATTCGCCAACGCACGACGGACGGCGGAAGCGATTGTCCAGATCATCCGCCTGGGCTTTCACCTCGTCGTCACACACGGGAACGGCCCGCAAGTCGGCGCCGCGCTGCTGCGGTCCGAGCGGTCGGCCGACCACGTCTATACTCACCCGCTCGATGTCTGCGATGCGACCACCCAGGGGGAAATCGGATACCTGCTGCAGCAATCGCTGCAAGGGGCACTGGCCGACGCGGGCTTGACCACGCCAGTCGCGACCGTGCTGACGCAGGTTGTGGTGTCGCCGGGCGATCCGGCCATGGAGCGGCCGACCAAGCCCATCGGTCCGTTCTACTCGGCGCGGGAAGCGGAGATTCGGCATCAGCAGTTCGGCTGGCACATCGTCGAAGATGCGGCCCGAGGGTACCGGCGGGTCGTGCCGTCGCCTGAGCCGATCGAAATCGTCGAGGAGGACGTCATCCGGCGGCTGATTGACACCGGCGTCCTGGTGGTCGCGGTGGGCGGCGGCGGGATTCCCGTGATACGGGTCGGGCGCGGGTTGCGTGGCATAGAGGCGGTCATCGACAAGGATCGGGCGTCGGCGCTGCTGGCGTCACGGCTGCGGTCGGACCTGTTCATCATCTCGACGGATGCCGAACGCGTCTGCCTGAACTACAAGAAGGCCGATCAGAGACCGCTCGGTCGAGTCACCGCGGATGAGCTCGCCAGGTACCATGCGGAGGGACATTTCCCGCCTGGTAACATGGGGCCCAAGGTCGAATCGGCACTCCGTTTTCTGCGGAGCGGGGGGCAGGAAGTAATCATCACGTCCGGCGAGCGGCTTCTCGATGCGGTTCGGGGAGACGCGGGGACGCATGTGGTGCGAGGTTAG
- the pyrB gene encoding aspartate carbamoyltransferase — MKLEHVLESQQFTVPLLMELFDRTRQMERLVARGGTRDYADKIMASLFYEPSTRTRFSFEAAMCRLGGRVLSTEHARAFSSEIEGEQLEDTIRTISSFSDVIVLRPTEEGGARRAARVSSVPIINAGDGSSGQHPTQALLDLYTIYRERRSLDGLTIAIVGELDGGRTARSLAYLLSKFDRVKIYFVSPPELQMRPDILAHLDEHDVWYSMLHDVDSIAGDVDVIYQTRIRPDRVSDRAALSRYTIDARLLRKMKPDAMILHPLPRTVEIAKEVDDDPRALYFKQAANGLVVRMALLTLLWDQE; from the coding sequence ATGAAGCTTGAACACGTCCTCGAGTCCCAGCAGTTCACCGTCCCGCTCCTGATGGAGCTGTTCGATCGGACGCGCCAGATGGAGCGCCTGGTCGCGCGGGGAGGCACCCGCGATTATGCGGACAAGATCATGGCGTCGCTCTTCTACGAGCCGTCCACGCGCACACGGTTTTCGTTCGAGGCCGCCATGTGCCGTCTCGGCGGCCGCGTGCTGTCGACTGAGCACGCGCGGGCGTTTTCGTCGGAGATTGAAGGGGAGCAGCTCGAAGACACGATTCGGACCATCTCGTCGTTTTCCGACGTGATCGTGCTGCGGCCCACCGAAGAAGGCGGGGCGCGGCGGGCGGCACGCGTGTCGAGCGTGCCCATCATCAACGCGGGTGACGGCAGCAGCGGTCAGCACCCGACGCAGGCGCTGCTCGATCTCTATACGATCTACCGCGAGCGGCGGTCGCTCGACGGCCTGACGATTGCGATTGTCGGCGAGCTGGACGGCGGCCGGACCGCGCGGTCGCTCGCCTATCTCTTGAGCAAGTTCGACCGGGTCAAGATTTACTTTGTCAGTCCGCCCGAGCTGCAGATGCGCCCGGACATTCTGGCGCACCTCGACGAGCACGACGTCTGGTACAGCATGCTCCACGACGTCGACTCGATCGCTGGCGACGTGGATGTGATCTACCAGACACGCATTCGTCCGGACCGTGTATCGGATCGCGCGGCGCTCTCCCGCTACACGATCGACGCCAGGCTGCTGCGGAAGATGAAGCCGGATGCCATGATTCTGCATCCACTGCCACGGACGGTCGAGATCGCCAAGGAAGTCGATGATGACCCAAGGGCGTTGTATTTCAAGCAGGCGGCCAATGGCCTGGTTGTCAGGATGGCGCTGCTGACGCTGCTCTGGGATCAGGAGTAG